The window ATATTTAGGTGAAGTCCTTTTGACGTGGACGATAAGATGGAGCATTTCAGGAGAGGAGTGGAGTTTGGGACGGCCCCCTTCCAGAGATGCCACTCCTTGTCCTGTCAAATGGTGATGAAACTATCCTGCTTGCTTCGTATTCTTCTCAATTCTCATAAGATAAACTTTTTGTTAGCTTTATACAGTATATAATATGCATAGATGTGTGGCCTAATCCTATTATAATATAAATCATACAAATCTTATGCACTGTTTGTGTCTTTGGCACAAACTGCATCTTAGGACAGGATTCAGAAAAAAGGATCATCTTTATTTTTGTAGTCAGCATGGTGCCCTACATGTTTGAGCAACACTATTACTGCATCTCTATCAGCATGTTCTGATTTCTTAGCCAGTGACTAACCATCTCAGTGATCATGTGCTGAATGTGCAAGCAGGCAGAGAACACACAGATCGATGCGCAGAAGGCGGGCATCCGTCGCAAGGAAAAGTCGTCGATGCGACGCCCGAAAGGCGAAGAGATCCCCGTGATCCCTGAGCAGGCGATGGAGTTCCTCTCTCGGACATGGAACCCCTCCTCCTCGGATCTCTTCCAAATACTCACCCCCAGTGTATGTTTACATGGACCACACCTCCCATTCCATTAAACAACAAAGGCGGCTAACATTGATAATCTAGCATGAGGTCATTTCATTATACTTTGCAACTCACTGGGACACAGTGCATTCATACTACTCGGTTCGCGTACTCTCCTTTCATAAGATCCAGAAAATTTCTAAAAGATGTGTACCGAAAAACAAATAGTTGTAATAATATATTAGCATGTACGACCTCCGTCCGGAATTAACTGTCACTAAACTGAGTGCTCATTTGAGTGACAGTTAATTCCGGACCGAGGGAGTACTACTTTCTATTGCATTTCTCATGTGTAGATTATGAGTGTTCATTAAAATACCACCTTCTGACTGCTGGTTTTCTACCAAACAGTGCCTAGGAGTATCAGCACAAGACCATCATGAAGAAGGCGAGACGAAGGAAGACGAAGAGGGAGACAAAGAACTCGATGCGGTTCGAATCGATGGCAGTAAAAGCCAATTGTTCAATCAGATTCAGACGTGGGTGAGTCAGTGAGTTGTTGTTACATTTTTAGGAAGACATCTTGTGATCTTCCCTGTGATGATCGATTTTTAACCTTTTCTTGGTTTATCTGGCAGAGAGTTCTGGCCAGTGGGAAGCCTGGCTCCAAGCAGCGCAAGACTAAGCTGAACCAGCCTATATGGGTAAGAAACTAAGAACAGCAGCACAAGGAATTAATTAAGCACAACGACAATACTAACATGGCCACATAGTAGTATAACAAACAGCCAAATAGTGTAGATTGTACACTGTATCAACACTGCCAAACAGTGTGGGATATTAGGACGTACGCACGCCGTGGCGCCTCTGATCTTTCTTACTTGTCGTTTTAGAGGTCGGTACAGTTAGACCGTCCTTAACAAGAACTGTCGTTTCTTAATTGTGCAAGAAAAAAGGACACTTCAATTAATAAGCAGAAAAAGGAAGGGTATAGTACTCCAGCTGGTTAAGTGCAGAGCACTGAAGTGATACTGTGatagtactatgaaagtactcctACTACTAGCACAGTTACTCAGTTAGCATATTGTCGGATTTGACAACAGTGGATGTTTTGGCAGCTCAACGTTGGACAGATGAAGGCGCTCCTGCGCGGCTACTTCCTGGACAACGTCTCCATCACGGGGAGCCGGAGGCGGCGTCGGCGGGACGAGGTCCGGCTGCACTCGGCGCAGGCCCACGCGGCCGTCTCGGTGGCCCAGCTCGCCGCGGCCATCGCCGGCGTCGTGTCGGCGTGCGACCTGAGAGGGGACAAGAAGCTGGGCGCTGTGCTcgcgtccgccgccgcgctcgtggCCACCGTCTGCGCGGAGGCCGCCGAGTCCGCCGGCGCCAACCGGCCCCGCGTGACCTCCGCCGTCAAGACCGGACTCGAGAGCCGCTCCCCCGCCGAGCTCCTCACGCT is drawn from Aegilops tauschii subsp. strangulata cultivar AL8/78 chromosome 1, Aet v6.0, whole genome shotgun sequence and contains these coding sequences:
- the LOC109779968 gene encoding uncharacterized protein, translated to MEHFRRGVEFGTAPFQRCHSLSCQMAENTQIDAQKAGIRRKEKSSMRRPKGEEIPVIPEQAMEFLSRTWNPSSSDLFQILTPSCLGVSAQDHHEEGETKEDEEGDKELDAVRIDGSKSQLFNQIQTWRVLASGKPGSKQRKTKLNQPIWLNVGQMKALLRGYFLDNVSITGSRRRRRRDEVRLHSAQAHAAVSVAQLAAAIAGVVSACDLRGDKKLGAVLASAAALVATVCAEAAESAGANRPRVTSAVKTGLESRSPAELLTLTATAATCLRGAAALKLRAADVRGISTGANANANAMAMSISASIQKGIALRVCLPCGKVRVRTVSVFPRRGGGAVALRLGTKRLRGAFATYDDHELLGVSTGGGGEAVVDGRRCFAVALSTSAGTVQLLLEDQTHCKVWKAAIEGMLSDANLKHAK